One genomic window of Lytechinus variegatus isolate NC3 chromosome 1, Lvar_3.0, whole genome shotgun sequence includes the following:
- the LOC121429799 gene encoding relaxin receptor 2-like has translation MKAESKVHTVVVINLCTADFLMGLYLLIIGTQDVKYRNKYNQYALEWTNGVTCKVSGLLAMISSEVSVLTLMFISLERYFIIVYPYSFQRIKTRRAIMVLACIWCFGTLLAVFPMIPVEYFGNFYGSNGVCFPAAPP, from the exons ATGAAGGCTGAAAGTAAAGTACATACGGTGGTCGTCATTAATCTGTGCA CTGCTGACTTCCTTATGGGTCTGTATCTGCTTATCATTGGCACCCAAGATGTAAAATACCGAAATAAATACAACCAGTATGCGTTGGAGTGGACCAACGGTGTGACGTGCAAGGTTTCCGGTCTCCTCGCCATGATCTCCAGTGAGGTCTCGGTCCTGACACTAATGTTCATATCTCTAGAGCGCTACTTCATTATAGTCTACCCATACAGCTTTCAGAGGATCAAGACAAGAAGGGCGATCATGGTGTTGGCCTGTATATGGTGCTTCGGAACTTTGCTTGCCGTGTTCCCGATGATTCCCGTAGAATACTTTGGGAATTTCTATGGGAGCAATGGTGTGTGTTTTCCCGCTGCACCTCCATGA